A genomic window from Labrus bergylta chromosome 7, fLabBer1.1, whole genome shotgun sequence includes:
- the LOC136179743 gene encoding electron transfer flavoprotein beta subunit lysine methyltransferase-like yields the protein MFGLFKSSTWSRCVKGSFTAFRRRCVSHSRRFIGENTEVVGEQSLTPELRLRLFTPSCRFWTERPELWPYEDPYWAIYWPGGQALSRFLLDHPAVCRGQTVLDLGSGCRASAIAAILCGAAHVVANDIDPMAAVATHMNSELNGLQPPVCLTHNMIGSPPAAFHLILLGDMFYDQSLATSLHSWLNRCMETHGTKVLIGDPGRAQFEEHAIRRLLRPLAQFELPDSVREENYGLSCSGVWSYTPEL from the exons ATGTTTGGACTCTTTAAGTCCTCTACATGGAGCAGGTGTGTTAAAGGGTCGTTCACAGCATTCAGAcggaggtgtgtgtctcacagccGCAGATTTATCGGTGAAAACACGGAGGTGGTCGGAGAGCAGAGCCTCACCCCGGAGCTCAGACTGAGGCTGTTCACTCCCAGCTGCAGATTCTGGACGGAGAGACCCGAACTGTGGCCCTACGAGGACCCGTACTGGGCGATCTACTGGCCCGGAGGACAGGCGCTGTCACG gtttctcCTGGACCACCCCGCAGTGTGTCGGGGTCAGACCGTTCTGGATCTGGGCAGCGGCTGCAGAGCCTCCGCCATCGCCGCCATTCTGTGCGGTGCCGCTCATGTAGTGGCTAACGACATCGACCCTA TGGCAGCCGTGGCGACGCACATGAACAGTGAGCTGAACGGCCTGCAGCCTCCTGTGTGTCTCACCCACAACATGATCGGTTCACCGCCCGCCGCCTTCCACCTGATCCTGCTGGGCGACATGTTCTACGACCAGTCCCTCGCCACCAGCCTGCACAGCTGGTTGAACCGCTGCATGGAGACCCACGGCACCAAAGTCCTGATCGGAGATCCAGGAAGAGCTCAGTTTGAGGAGCACGCCATCCGACGCCTCCTGAGGCCGCTGGCTCAGTTTGAGCTGCCCgacagtgtgagagaggagaactACGGCCTGAGCTGCAGCGGCGTCTGGAGCTACACACCTGAactctga